GGAAACATTCAACGACAAGTCTGCTGAATCAACCACCCCCTTGATGAAACGCAGGTAGGACGGCATCAGGTCCTCGCAGTTGTCCATAATAAAAACGCGCTTGACATACAGCTGCATGCCGGATTTTTTTTCCGGCATAAACAGGTCGAACCCTGCCTGTGAAGGAATATACATCAGGGCATTGTATTCGGTTTTCCCCTCGGCATTGACGTGAAGAGTTTCCAGGGGTTCACTCCAGTCGTGGCTGATATGACGATAAAACTCCTGGTATTCCTCATCGGTCACTTCACTTTTTCGTTTATTCCAGACCGGCTTCATGGAATTCAAGGTTTCGGTTGTCACCTTCTTCACCGGTTCAGCCCCTTCGATGGGCTTGCCTTCCTCATCAGTAGGGGTTTCCTGGCGCTCAATATCCATACGGATGGGATAGGTAACAAAGTCAGAGTATTTTTTCACCGTCGACCGGATCACCCACTCCTGGGTGAAGTCCTGTTCATCGCCATCTATGGGACGCAGATAAACGGTTACCGTTGTTCCGCGCTCAGAACGGTCATATTCCTCAATGGTGTAGGTACCGTCACCGGTGGATTCCCACCTGACGCCAGCGGTGGATCCGGCAGCCCGGGTAGTCAGGACAACCCGTTCGGCAACCATGAAGCTGGAATAAAAACCCACCCCGAACTGACCGATCAAATCCGGGGTCAGGGCATTCTTTTCCTTATCGGCGATGGCAGCCAGCAAACTGCCGGTACCCGATTTGGCAATGGTACCGATATGCTCTACCACCTCGTCATGGGTCATGCCGATGCCATTGTCACTTATCGACAACGTCCGGGCATCCTTATCCACTTCAATCGTGATTTTAAAATCACTGCCTCCCTCCAGCAGATGCTGCTCCGTCTGGCCCTTGAAGCGCAGGGTGTCCAGGGCATCGGAAGCATTGGAAATCAGCTCACGGAGAAAAATTTCCTTGTGTGAATAGAGCGAGTTAATCATCAGATCCAGCAGCTTCTGGATTTCGGTCTGAAAGTGCAGGGTTTCCTTCGTCATCTGTTTCTCCTTACCAACGTGATTCAAACTAAAATTTTCCAAACACCACTTCCCCGCATTGAAGGCTCTTACCCTGTCTTGAGCATGTTCCGCCCACCCCCGGCTACCCACCGAGGGCATATTCGCCGGCCGGCATCCAGGAGTCATCCCGTGTCATGTCATGCCAAGTGGCGGAACAAGCACCCCATCCGGGGGCAAAGTGACAGCATAATCATCGTTCAATGAAAAATCATCTTCATCCTGGGAAAGTAATCATCATTTTCCCCATGTCAAGGGCTGAAAGATGAAGTGGCAACAAGGGAGGAAAATAGCGAAAAGATAACCGGCATGTCAAGGAATGATTGACCGGAAAGGGTCTTCTGCCGCTAAATTACCATTGACTTTTTCAGGGTTCCCTTACTATAGTAAATAAAAAAGGGACCGGTGGGGCAGTAACTGCCCTTTTATTTTTTTATCCACGCGGACCTGCAAGTTCTGACACCTAGCTGGTGGGCATCATGGCATTCCATAACATCTGTGTCTATCCCGAGACAATCCTGGCCAGGAAAGCCCAGGACATCCTTAGTATTGATGATCAGATCGTCAACCTGGCAGCAGCCATGGTCGATACTATGTACGCCGCTCCGGGTGTCGGCCTGGCAGCGCCGCAGGTTGGTGTTTCCCAACGGCTGATTGTTGTTGATGCCGGCGAGGAACGGGGCAAAGCGCTCATCACCCTTATCAACCCGGTAATCGTCGCGGGTGAAGGTGCAGCAGCAGTGGAAGAAGGGTGCCTGAGTGTTCCCGGATTTACCGCCGAGGTGCAACGCCAGGGAGAAATTCAGGTTCGCGGTATCACCCTGGATGAAAAAGAACTTGAGTTTACCGCTGCCGGTTTTCTGGCCATCGTTCTGCAACACGAAATCGACCATTTGAACGGCATCCTGTTCATTGACCGGATAAGCCCGTTAAAACGTGATATTTTCCTCCGAAAGTTTAAAAAGGGGACCTTGCAGGAGTAATGAGGATTATTCTGGCGGCCACCGGCGCATTTGCGGTCCCTTCCCTGGAAGTCATTGCTGACCACCTCCAGCCTGAAAATCTGTTGATTATCAGCCAGCCTGACCGTCGTCGTGGGCGCGGCCGGCATCTCCAGCCATTCCCGGTCAAGCAGCTGGCCATGGAACGGCAGCTGGTAACGATAACTCCGGAAAAAATCACCAGTTCGGATATTATTGAACAGTGCACCGCCTTCGCGCCTGATTTTCTGGTGGCGGTGGACTACGGCCAGATTATCCCGGCATCGCTGATCTCTGTGCCCAGCCAAGCGGCTGTCAACCTGCATCCATCATTGCTGCCAGCCTATCGTGGACCAGCCCCCATGGTCTGGACCCTGCTTAATGGCGACCCGGTTACCGGAGTCACCACCCAGTTACTGGCGCCACAAGTTGACCGTGGCGATATCCTGTTGCAGGAAAAGGTTGCTGTTGAACAAAGTGAAACGCTGCCGCACCTGACAGACCGGTTAAGAATTCTCGGAGCCAAGCTGCTATGGGAAACTCTGAAGCAATGGCAGGCTGGCCGCATCACCCCTCGGCAGCAAGATGAGGCGCAGGCATCCTATGCTCCCATGCTGAAAAAGGAGGATGGCCTGCTGGACTGGCAGCAGGATGCGGAAAAACTGGAGCGACAAATACGGGCTCTCAACCCCTGGCCAGGAACTTTTACCTTTTGGCAGGGAAAACGGTTCAAGATCCTTGCTGCCGAAATCCCGCCGGCCATGGCTGCCGACCATAAGGCTCCGGGAACCGTGCTGATTGGCGATGGTCGGATTTTACTGGCTACCGGCAGCGGCTTTCTCCAGATTACCAGCGTACAGGCGGAAAATCGTCCCCGCCGCTCAGCCGGTGAATTTCTGCGGGGCAGCACACTGAAAACCGGCGACCGTTTTACCCGCCAGCCCTTACCATAATAACCTATGACAACAACACCTGACCTCCCCTCAAAAAAAAGGGTTTTTATCGGCCTGCTGATTATTACCTTTCTGACTCTGTCGATTGCGGTGGTCATCATTGGCTGGGTTGGTACGGTAGGTTTGCAGCAGCTGCATCCTGTGCTGCCGACCGTTGCCCAGCTACTGGTGGGTTTCTCGTTTATTTTCCTGGCCGGCATCATGGCACTGCTTATACTCACCGTCATTCTGGGCAAAGAACTGCCCTTTGGCCGAAAGCTTAGAGGATTGATGGTCAAGGTGTTCCTGCCAATGATGATGGCCATCGGCAGGTTGCTGGGAATTTCCCGTGACACCATTAAAAAATCGTTCATCGAAATCAACAACCAGCTCATTCTTTCCCGTCGTTTGCATTGCAATCCTGATCGCATCCTTATCCTGCTGCCCCACTGCCTGCAAGAGGCTGATTGCCAGCAAAAAATAACCACCAACATCGATAATTGCCAACAATGTGGCTTGTGTGACATCAAGGACCTGGTGAAACTGGCCAAAAGGTATGGCACCAAGATAGCAGTAGCCACCGGTGGCACCCTGGCCCGTAAAATTGTTCAAGACTACCGGCCGCAGATTATTATTGCCGTGGCTTGTGAACGTGACCTGACCAGCGGCATCAATGATACTTATCCACTGCCGGTATATGGCATCCTCAACCAGCGACCCAATGGTCCCTGCTGGAACACCCACGTCGCCATACAACAGGTTGAAAAAGCAATTTTACTGTTTACCAGAGCCTGATTTCCGCCCCATGTTCTTCACCAACGAATTGACCACTATTATTGAACGTCTCCTGGCGGGCAAGCTCAACCGGGCAGCCGGATTCCAGGGGTCGGCACTGGCCTTGTTTATCGCTCTGCTGGGCAAGCACCTGCACCAACCCCTGGTAGTCATCAGCGAAGAATACCAGCAGAGCCTTGCTCTAAGCAGGGATGTCATCACCTACCAGCAGATGATCGGGACAGAACAGCCTCCTGCAACAATCTGCTTCCCTCCCCTGCAACGGCTCCCCTACCAGCAGGTTCTCCCCCTGGTAACCGTGGAACAATCACGGATTGCCGCTCTGCACCGTCTTCGGCATGAAAAGCACTATCTGCTGTTCACCTCCCTGACCGCGCTTATTGATCGGATGGCGGAACCGTCATCGTTCTACAATCGTTTTTTCACCCTCCACTGGGGGGCCAGCATCGACCGTGAGCAGCTTGCCGAACAGCTGCAAAACAACGGTTATATCCGGGTACCGACAGTTGATGAACCGGGAGATTTCAGTGTCCGGGGCAGTATTATTGACCTCTTTTCCCCGCTTTATGCGCAACCTTTCAGGCTTGATTTTTTCGGTGATGAGCTGGAATCCATCAGACCCTTTGACCCGGTCTCCCAGAAAAGCCAGGCGATTGAAAAAGAATCGGTAGATATTGCCCCAGCCCATGAAATTCTGCTCCCCAAAAACCGCGACAAGGTTAAAAATCGCCTGAAAGAGCAGTTCATTGCCCTCAATGACCCCCGGATTGAGCTGTCTCTCACCTATGAAAAGCTCGAACGGGGGACGCATTTTGCCGGCATCGATACCCTGCTGCCGGCCATCTCTCCCGTTCCCCATGGCCTGACCAGTTATCTGGCTGACACCATCATCCCTATCTTTGTCACCCCTCATTTGCTGATGGAAAAGCTCACTACCCTGCGGGAGCTGTTAACCGATGCCTATGAAAAAACCATCGCCAGACATCAGTTTGCCTTTCCACCCGACGGCTATCTCCTGAATTGTCTGGAACCACGACAGCTTTTCCCCGGTCGGGGACAGCTTATGATTGAAGACCTCCTGCCTGTTGACGGCAATGACGACCAACTTGTCACCATCGACAGCCGGTCAAACCAGGATCTGCGGGATGCGGTGCTGCGTTTTGCCGCCCACCAGCAGGAACGGTTGTTCACCCCGGCAGCAGACATTATTGCCGGCTGGCTCAGACAACAGCAGCAGGTTGTTTTTTGTGGCAAAAGCCCATCAGGAATTGAACGGGCAAAAAAACTGCTGGCTGAATATGACCTTCCGTTTACCTCCATAAACTCGATTGCCGGCATCCTGCAACAACCGTTGGCAACCGACACCATCAACCTCGTGCATGCCCCCCTCAGTCAAGGATCCCGGCTGGTTGATGACCGCCTGGTCATCCTTACCGAAACCGATTTGTTCGGCATCAAAAAAGCTGCCCGAACCCAGCGGACAAAGTCCTTAAAACCGTTTCAAGATGATTTTTCCGCACTTGAAACCGGCAGTTACATCACCCATATTGATCACGGCATCGGCATTTACCGGGGGCTGCAAACCCTGCAGGTGGAAGGCATCACCAATGATTATCTGGTACTGCAGTACCAGGGAGATGACCTGGTGTATGTTCCGGTGGATCGTTTTCACCTCATCCATGCCTATCACGGCAACCCGGAGCACGCACCAAAACTCACCAAGCTGGGAAGCAGTCAATGGGATCGGGAAAAAAGCAAAGCCCGGCAGGCAATTGATGATCTGCTGGTGGAGCTTATTGACCTTTATGCCAGCCGGCAGGTGGAAAAAGGCTATGCTTATCCAGCTCCGGATGCCGTTTTTGACGAATTTGCCGCCAGCTTTCCCTACGAGGAAACCACCGATCAGCAACAGGCGATAACTGAAGTGGTAGATGATCTGATGGCTGAGGGCCCCATGGACCGCCTCATTTGTGGTGACGTCGGTTATGGCAAAACGGAGGTCGCTATTCGGGCTGTTTTTCTGGCGGTCACCAACGGCAAGCAGGCCGCGATTCTGGTACCCACCACCATTCTGGCACAGCAGCATTACCTCACCTTCAAGGAACGTTTTGCCGCCTATCCTCTTGTCGTTGAAATGCTCAGTCGTTTCAGAAGCCCACAACAGCAAAAGGAGATTGTCGCCGGACTGCGCCGGGGAACGGTTGATGTGGTAATCGGCACCCACCGGCTACTGCAAAAAGATATCATCTTCAAGGATCTCGGGCTGCTGGTCTTGGACGAGGAGCACAAGTTCGGTGTCCGTCATAAGGAAAAACTGACCTCGCTGAAAAAAAATATCGACGTGCTGGCCATGAGTGCAACGCCTATTCCCCGTACGCTGCAGATGTCTTTAAGCGGCATGCGGACCATGAGCAGCATTACCACCGCCCCCCGGGATCGACTGGCAGTCCGCACCTATGTCGCCGCCTACGATGATGACCTTGTCAAGGAAGCAGTTGCCAAGGAGGTGGGACGTGGTGGCCAGGTCTTTTTTGTCCACAATTCAGTCCAGACTATTGAAGCAATGGCCAATCACCTCAGGAGCCTGCTGCCCAGCATCTCTCTGACGGTTGCCCACGGTCAGATGCCGGCGGCTGAACTGGAAAAGGTCATGGTTGCCTTCGCCAGTCACCGTTTCGATCTGCTTCTCTGCACGACGATTATCGAATCCGGGCTTGATATTCCCAACGCCAATACAATTATCATCAACAAAGCCAATGCGTTCGGCCTGGCTCAGCTCTATCAGCTGCGCGGCCGGGTTGGCAGAGCACAGAAAAAAGCCTATGCCTACCTACTGGTCCCAGCTCTGGATCAATTGCCTCAGGATGCCCGCCGCCGGCTGACGGCTCTTGCTGAAGCCAGTGAACTGGGAGCAGGATTTCGCATTGCCATGCAGGATCTTGAAATTCGTGGAGCCGGGAATCTTCTGGGGAAAAAACAGTCGGGTCACATTGCCGCTATCGGCTATGAGCTCTACCAGGAGCTCCTGACCGAGGCGGTTGAAGAGCGGCAGGGTCAGCTGCGAGAAAAAAGGGTTGAACCGGAGGTCCATATCAATATACCGGCCTATTTGCCAGCCCCTTACATTGCCGATGTTGCCGTGCGGCTGCAAACTTACAAGCGGATTTCCCTGTGTACCGATGAACAGTCATTATACCTTCTCGAAGATGAGCTTATGGATCGCTTCGGTCCACTGCCGGATGCGGTGCAGGAGCTGCTTAACCAGAGAAGGTTAAAACTGCTGCTCATGGACTATAGCATCCGCTTTTTTGAAGTGGGCAAAAGTCGGGTTGCTATTCACTTCGGGCCCGACCGCCCGCCTGAAACAGCAGCGATCATGGCCTTGATTAGCGAGGCAGCAACAACCTATCAGCTTATCCCTGATGACGGGCTGCTGGTAAAACAGCAGATCGAAGGCAGGGAGCTCCTTCCCTGGACCCGAAACCTGTTGCAAAAAATCTTTTAACCTGCTAGAATTTTTGATTTTACGGCAATTTACACAGCGCATGCACCGCATGCACAGGAGAATAGTGATTATGCACTCCACCTTAAGACATTGGGCCATCGTGGGTTTCATTTTTTTGACCATGGTTTTCATGCTGCCAGCCCCCCTGTTGGCTGAAGAAGGCGCCGAACAGATTCTGGCCACCATTGGCAGCGAACAGATAACCCTTGCCGATTTTGATCAGGAACTGGCCAAGTTGCCTCCGCAGTATCAGCAGATGGCAACCGATCCGGCAATCAAAAAGGAATTCCTGGATACCCTGGTTACCCAGTACGTCATCTACCAGGAAGGGCTACAGCAAAAGCTGCTGGAAAAGGATTTGATCCGGGAAAAAATTGAAGATTTCAGCAAAAAACTGGTGGTTGCTTATCTGCTCGACCAAGAGGTCAATAAAAAAGTCCAGGAAATCAGCAGTGATGAGCTGCACACTTACTATGAGCAACATCTCAATCAGTTTCAGCAACCGCAGCAGGTCAAAGCCCGACACATTCTGGTGGCCAACCGGGAGGAAGCGGAAACCATTCTTTCTCATCTGCAACAGGGGGAGGATTTTTCCAGCCTGGCAAAAGCCCATTCCACCTGCCCCAGTAAGGCTCGAGGTGGTGATCTGGGATTCTTCACCAGCGATCAGATGGTCAAAGAGTTTTCCGATGCCGCCTTTTCACTGGAGCCGGGAGAGATAAGCCCGGTGGTGAAGACCCAGTTTGGCTATCATATCATCCTGGTAGATGAAAAAAAGGCAGCAGCCCAGCAATCCTTCGATGATGTCAAGGAAGCGCTCACTGAAAAAATGCGGGCCGAACGGAAAAATGAATATTTTGCCAACTACGTTGCCGCGTTGAAAAAACAGCACAATGTGAAAATGTTTCCTGAACGGTTGCAGGACAACAAGTAGCCACTGGTCTTTTATCCGTTGGACCCCGCAGTGTCAGGTCCCCGGACAAACACCGGAACTAATGAATCAGTAGCAATGTCGTATCCAGACGGCCGATGAATGACCAGCTGACATGAACGGGGATCCGGACGAATTGTCAGCCCGTTAATCGATGAGCTCATCAATAAATAATGGCAATCCAGCTGCAGAGAGAATTTTCGTTTATCCGGCGATGATCTTTCCTCACCTTTCCCGCTATAAGTGGCTGCTGATCTCCCTGCTGCTTCTGATTGGCAGCGCTTGCAACAGCCGTGACCATGTTGTCGCCACCGTTGGCGATCAACGCATCATGCAAACTGAACTGGAGAAACGGCTCCAGGATTACCAAGCTGATTACCCCCACACCACCTCCCGGGATCCGGCAGACGCTGCTGCGTTGGAAGCCTTTCTGCTTGACCAGATCATCGATGAGACCTTGCTGGCCTTGGAAGGAAAGCAGCGCGGTCTCGATACTGGGGAAGAGGAGCAGGGGGAACTGGCGCATAAAACAATGATCGCCCTGGGGAAAGAGGTCAGTTATCCTTCCCATCAGGAAACGCTCGACTATTACCACAGCCACGAGAAGGAGTTTACGCTTCAGAAGCGTTATCAGGTCACCCATATTCTGCTTGCCGACGAGCACCGTGCTTGGGAACTGAAGGAAGAGATTGAGGCTGGTCGGCTATCCATGGAAGACGCCGCCAGCCAGTATTCTCAGGGTGAAGAAGCGGAACGAAAAGGCCAACTGCAACCCATGACCCTTGATGATTTTCTGCCGGAAATTGCCGCAATTATCCCCCGCCTGCGAGCCGGGGCCATCAGCCCGGTCATCCATACGCCATATGGCTACCATTTGCTGCGCGTGGACCAGAGTCTGCCGGCCGGGCCGCTCCCCTTTGCAACGGTGGAAAACCGGGTCAAAGACACCCTTTACGCATTGAAACTACGGCTGCACTATGAAAACTGGCTGAAAGCCAGCCGGAACCGTTATCATGTAACAATCAATCACCAAGGAACCAACTGATGGCACCAAGAAAAAAACTGCTTCTCTGGATTTTTCCAGCACTCATTCTTTTGGGCACCGGCCTACCGGCAGCAGTTGTCCGGGCTCAGGTTGTCGACCGCCTGCTGGTGGTCGTCGGCGATCAGGTAATCACCAGCCATGATCTGCAACAGGCCGTAAACCTGGAATTCGGCAAACAGCAGTTTGCCACCTTTCCTTCCGGCAAACAGCAGGAGGAGCAGAAACGACACCTGCAAAAACTGGTTGATGAGCTGCTGCTGGCATACAAAGCTAAAAAAAGCGGTATTGAGGTGAGTGACGAAGAACTGCAACATACCATCGACCGGGTGATGCAGCAGAACAACATGGATTTGGCAGCTTTAAAACAGGCGTTGCAACTGCAGGGTATGACTTTTGAAAATTACCGGCTGAAACTCGCCAAAGATCTTCTGCAAACCAAGTTTATCAACCAGGAAATCAAGTCCCATATTATCCTGCCCGAACAGGAGATCTATCGCTACGCTAAGGAGAACAATTTATTGCCCACCGTAAAAGATTACGTCACCCTGGCTCAGATTCTTCTCCTGGAAGAGGATTCTCCGGCTGGCAAGGCACAGCTCGAAAGGAAAATTACTGAAATAAGAAGTCGACTGGCAGCAGGAGAATCATTCTTCGCTCTGGCCGAAGAATTTTCCGTCGGCCCGGCGGCCAAAAAAGGCGGCCGTCTGGGGACTTTCAACAAGGGGAGTCTGCTGCCGGAGATTGAAGCCGTTGCTTTTGGCAAGTTACCGCTCAACGAGATGAGTCACACTATCAAGACAGACTATGGCAGCCACCTGATCATGGTATTGCAGCGTTCCAATGGCCAGGAAGAGGCTGGTGGTCTGGATCCTGAGCTGGAAAATAAAATTAAAAACATCCTTTTTGGCAAGAAAGTCCAGGCTGAACTGGAAGAAATGCTGGTAAAGCTTCGCCAGGAAGTTCCCATCAGCTATAAAAACTGACAATCCTTTTAGGCTCGGTGGCAGCTGCTTCACCGCTGCTGACCAACGTTTCCAAGGTTTCTTTCAACGTTTCAATCCCCGTATGGGTAAACGATGAAACGGCCAGCAGCTGCCGGGCGCCGTTACCGGTCAATAGGGGAGCCAAACTCTCCATCAACTGGGTAAGCCGGTCGTCGGACAACGTATCAATCTGCGCCAGCACCACCAGTTTTACCCGTTCAACCAGCTGGGGCTGATATGCAGCCAGTTCCGCCATCACGGTAGTAAAATCATCCGCCAGCAACCCGGCATCATCTCGGTTCCTGACCGACAGCAGATGAACCAGAACCTGGGTTCGCTCTACATGCTTCAAAAACCGGATACCCAGGCCGCTGCCCTGGTGAGCATTTTCAATCAGCCCGGGGATATCGGCGATAACAACGTTGCGATAATCACTCCCTGACATAATCCCCAAGTTAGGATTCAAGGTCGTAAAGGGATAGTCGGCAACTTTTGGTTTGGCCGCCGACAGAACCGAAATGAGTGTTGATTTGCCGGCATTCGGCAAGCCCACCAAACCTACCTGGGCAATCACCTTTAAAATCAGTCGGAGCTTTTTCTCTTCACCTGCCTCTCCCGGCTGGGCAAAACGGGGGGTACGCATCGTCGAGGAACTGAAGTGAGTATTCCCCTTGCCGCCACGACCGCCACTGGCTACCTGCAACCGTTGCCCCGGCGCCATCACCTCACCGCATAACACCTGCTCCTGCGGATCAGCACCAAGCTCCCATACCTCTGTCCCCAAGGGCACCATAATCTCCAGGTTCGGACTGGCAGCACCATCTCGTCGCTTTCCGGCACCGTTACCTCCCTTTGCCACTCGATAATGACGCTGATAAACCAGGTCCAACAGCGAACCTTTCTGGGGATCACCGACCAGGAAAACATCACCTCCCTTGCCGCCGTTGCCACCATCAGGACCTCCCCTGGGAACAAATTTTTCCCGGCGGAAGCTGACGCAGCCGTTGCCGCCATCGCCAGCCTGGACCTCAATGGTTACCTCATCAATAAATCTCATCATGCATCCCAAAAAAAATGAGCCCCGGCAGGGGCTCATCATTAACTATCCAGCCACACTATCTTCCCTGCTCAACCATCAGGCAATCGCCTCAACAGGAAAAACGCTTACTTTCTTCCGCTTTTTATCCAAACGTTCAAAGGCAACAACTCCGTCAGCCAGAGCGAACAGGGTATCGTCCTTGCCACGCCCCACATTGGATCCGGGATGAATCTTGGTTCCCCGCTGCCGCACAAGGATACTGCCCGCCGAAACCTGCTGGCCGGCAAAACGCTTTACACCCAGGCGCTTACTGACACTGTCGCGACCATTACTGGTACTGCCACCGCCCTTTTTATGTGCCATTATCTCTCTCCTCTACCCCTACAGAGAATAGGTCAAGTTATACGGTTATTTCTCCGATTTTCACATCGGTCACATACTGACGATGGCCGCGCATCTTACGATAGCCCTTCCGCCGCTTCGATTTAAACACCAGAATTTTCTTGGCCCGCTTCTGGTCAACAATTTCACCGACAACCCTGGCACTGTCGAGAACAGGATTGCCGACGGTCAACGCACCGTCTTTTTCAACGGCCAGCACCTCGGGAAATTCAACCGTGTCACCGGTATTTCCCTCAAGTTTTTCCACCTGGATAATCTGGCCAGGAATCACACGGTACTGCTTTCCGCCAGTTTTAACTACGGCATACATGAGATACCCTCTCCTTTAATGTCACTGCAAAGGGGCATGGTCACACTCTGACAGCCCATCACGACGCAGCCGGGGATAACGATTTTCCCCCTCACCCATAATTTTTCGGATGCCCCTCCAACAGGGGAACTGGTATATATGGTATTACGTTGCAGATGTCAAGAAATTTTATCCCTCTCTAATGGGCAAGACGAAAGGGAAAATCTGCCTTTTCCCCCTGCAGGACAACCCCAGCAGTAAAAGGCAGATTTAAATTGGCAACCAGAGCAACAGCGTAATCAGGGAAAACCCGGGTGACGATGATATCAGCATATTTATCCCCGTAGACCTTGGTTGTCGGATTACGCCAGAAAGCATTCTCCCGGTCATAAGCAGCATAGACCTCGCCAATTTTCACTCCGCCGCTCTCACCCTGATCGATAACAATAAATGAACCGGAGTCGGCCAGCCGGCGTCCTTTATCAATGGCCAGCACCGTAGCTGCCACGGTTGTTTGCCCGGGCTGAATCTTTATGCTTGCCGGATAGGTCTGGAAAGGAATAAGCCGGTCACCGGGAACCACCTGGGCTTTGCCGGCAAGCAGCTCCCCCTGCCAGGCATATTTCTCGCGGGCACCTCTGATTCTGGCAACGGCCACTTCCTGGTATAAATGATAAGGTTTACCACGATGGGAAATTTCATCAACGTAATGGATAACTTTCACCAACTCACCCGAATTGAAAGAGTTGGAGGGGTCATCGAAGAAAAAACGGTCACCAATAATCAACAAGTCATTCATCCCCTCTCCCCCCTTGACCTGGGGGAAGTCATCAGCCATGGCGGCAAAGAGAATCGGACAAAAATTATTTTTCTGGGGAATACTGACCGTCCCCTCCTCTGCCGGTGAGGGCTGTGGGGCAGCGGATGCCGCTGAGTCTGCCGCAGGTTTTGCCGCCTTTTCTTTGCCGGGCCGGGGAAAGACGTTGAGTTTGTTGCCCGGGTAGATCCAGTGGGGATCAAGGATGTAGGGGTTGGCTCCCCACAAGGTCGGCCATTGCCAGGGGGTCAGGTAGAAGCGTTCTGACAAATCCCACAGGGTATCACCCTTTTTGATGACATACACCTCACTTTTCCCGGATTTGAGTGCCTGGGTAACAACGCCATCCAGGGCATCATCAGCCTTAGCAGTCCCAACACCCAGAAAAAGCAGCATAAGCAGGAAAACACTGAACAGTAGCATGGCGGTACGTTTCATCGTCAACTCCCTTCGATTGACACTGCCGGCAGGCCTTGGAGCTATAATTCCTTCAACTTATCAATGGCGATCGCGGCACTGTTGCTGTCCGGATATTTTTCAACCACTTGTTGAAAATACTCTTTGGCCTTATGGTTAATGCCGATCATCTGAAATGACATGCCGATTTTCAGGAGACTTCCCGGCACCTTCTTGCTGTCGGGATAATCCTGCACCAAGCGTTTAAACTCTGTTATCGCCTGGGCAAACCCCGATAATGAGTAGTAGTTTTCCCCCAACCAGTAAAGGGCATTGCCAGCCATTTCATGCTGAGGATAGGAACGCATGAAAGCTTGGAACATCTCAATGGATTTTTCAAAATTGTCGTTTTTATAGTATTGAAATGCCTGCTGGTAGGTCATCTCCGCTGTCGTCCCGGAAGATGTTTGCCCTTCTCCCGCAATCGTCGGCTCCATTTTTGCGGCGGCGGCTGGCTTTGCTGCCGGCATGGATTTCTTGACCTGCTTTTCGGCAACGGCTGCAGCCGGTACTGATGTCAGGCGTTGACTGTTCTTTAAAGTCAGATCACGGATACCATTGACCTTAAGCCGCAGATCCTGCAGTTCGGCTTGCAACGCC
This genomic stretch from Candidatus Anaeroferrophillus wilburensis harbors:
- the mfd gene encoding transcription-repair coupling factor, producing the protein MFFTNELTTIIERLLAGKLNRAAGFQGSALALFIALLGKHLHQPLVVISEEYQQSLALSRDVITYQQMIGTEQPPATICFPPLQRLPYQQVLPLVTVEQSRIAALHRLRHEKHYLLFTSLTALIDRMAEPSSFYNRFFTLHWGASIDREQLAEQLQNNGYIRVPTVDEPGDFSVRGSIIDLFSPLYAQPFRLDFFGDELESIRPFDPVSQKSQAIEKESVDIAPAHEILLPKNRDKVKNRLKEQFIALNDPRIELSLTYEKLERGTHFAGIDTLLPAISPVPHGLTSYLADTIIPIFVTPHLLMEKLTTLRELLTDAYEKTIARHQFAFPPDGYLLNCLEPRQLFPGRGQLMIEDLLPVDGNDDQLVTIDSRSNQDLRDAVLRFAAHQQERLFTPAADIIAGWLRQQQQVVFCGKSPSGIERAKKLLAEYDLPFTSINSIAGILQQPLATDTINLVHAPLSQGSRLVDDRLVILTETDLFGIKKAARTQRTKSLKPFQDDFSALETGSYITHIDHGIGIYRGLQTLQVEGITNDYLVLQYQGDDLVYVPVDRFHLIHAYHGNPEHAPKLTKLGSSQWDREKSKARQAIDDLLVELIDLYASRQVEKGYAYPAPDAVFDEFAASFPYEETTDQQQAITEVVDDLMAEGPMDRLICGDVGYGKTEVAIRAVFLAVTNGKQAAILVPTTILAQQHYLTFKERFAAYPLVVEMLSRFRSPQQQKEIVAGLRRGTVDVVIGTHRLLQKDIIFKDLGLLVLDEEHKFGVRHKEKLTSLKKNIDVLAMSATPIPRTLQMSLSGMRTMSSITTAPRDRLAVRTYVAAYDDDLVKEAVAKEVGRGGQVFFVHNSVQTIEAMANHLRSLLPSISLTVAHGQMPAAELEKVMVAFASHRFDLLLCTTIIESGLDIPNANTIIINKANAFGLAQLYQLRGRVGRAQKKAYAYLLVPALDQLPQDARRRLTALAEASELGAGFRIAMQDLEIRGAGNLLGKKQSGHIAAIGYELYQELLTEAVEERQGQLREKRVEPEVHINIPAYLPAPYIADVAVRLQTYKRISLCTDEQSLYLLEDELMDRFGPLPDAVQELLNQRRLKLLLMDYSIRFFEVGKSRVAIHFGPDRPPETAAIMALISEAATTYQLIPDDGLLVKQQIEGRELLPWTRNLLQKIF
- a CDS encoding peptidylprolyl isomerase, translated to MHSTLRHWAIVGFIFLTMVFMLPAPLLAEEGAEQILATIGSEQITLADFDQELAKLPPQYQQMATDPAIKKEFLDTLVTQYVIYQEGLQQKLLEKDLIREKIEDFSKKLVVAYLLDQEVNKKVQEISSDELHTYYEQHLNQFQQPQQVKARHILVANREEAETILSHLQQGEDFSSLAKAHSTCPSKARGGDLGFFTSDQMVKEFSDAAFSLEPGEISPVVKTQFGYHIILVDEKKAAAQQSFDDVKEALTEKMRAERKNEYFANYVAALKKQHNVKMFPERLQDNK
- a CDS encoding peptidyl-prolyl cis-trans isomerase codes for the protein MSSSINNGNPAAERIFVYPAMIFPHLSRYKWLLISLLLLIGSACNSRDHVVATVGDQRIMQTELEKRLQDYQADYPHTTSRDPADAAALEAFLLDQIIDETLLALEGKQRGLDTGEEEQGELAHKTMIALGKEVSYPSHQETLDYYHSHEKEFTLQKRYQVTHILLADEHRAWELKEEIEAGRLSMEDAASQYSQGEEAERKGQLQPMTLDDFLPEIAAIIPRLRAGAISPVIHTPYGYHLLRVDQSLPAGPLPFATVENRVKDTLYALKLRLHYENWLKASRNRYHVTINHQGTN
- a CDS encoding peptidylprolyl isomerase; the encoded protein is MAPRKKLLLWIFPALILLGTGLPAAVVRAQVVDRLLVVVGDQVITSHDLQQAVNLEFGKQQFATFPSGKQQEEQKRHLQKLVDELLLAYKAKKSGIEVSDEELQHTIDRVMQQNNMDLAALKQALQLQGMTFENYRLKLAKDLLQTKFINQEIKSHIILPEQEIYRYAKENNLLPTVKDYVTLAQILLLEEDSPAGKAQLERKITEIRSRLAAGESFFALAEEFSVGPAAKKGGRLGTFNKGSLLPEIEAVAFGKLPLNEMSHTIKTDYGSHLIMVLQRSNGQEEAGGLDPELENKIKNILFGKKVQAELEEMLVKLRQEVPISYKN